In one window of Musa acuminata AAA Group cultivar baxijiao chromosome BXJ3-2, Cavendish_Baxijiao_AAA, whole genome shotgun sequence DNA:
- the LOC103974930 gene encoding transcription factor WRKY5 isoform X3, whose translation MDRPQDMALLRLRNPIKEVDFFSQNGRQDVTEAGAGVASPKGHQEEEENALARGGASVNTGLYLLTVNSQASQVVVDEEKSKHKSQFSALRIELNRVRDENRRLRSMLDQLTESYTALHSQLLPAVQQKEHEIYRWQDGKTGVARQGEPSAHQIMEHGPARMRMIHGNSEDGDGEHSSSLNIISSDRGIIPSAETQHSQVDGSSENPNLTQETSSTATPSDLSNRRARVSVRARSDAPMISDGCQWRKYGQKMAKGNPCPRAYYRCTMATGCPVRKQVQRYAEDKTVLITTYEGKHNHPLPPAAKAMANTTSAAAAMLLSGSTTSKDSLVASANGFLHPHILYDSTMATLSASTSFPTITLDLTKSANPIQQLLQRAHPTVSPLQMPFPIYGLPQKLPSMVGPQTLQHGPRQQAVVESVTAAITTDPNFTAALTAAITSIMGAPTSSTGAGGSNVPSAGAHMVPGSPQLPKPCTTFSLN comes from the exons ATGGACAGGCCACAAGACATGGCGCTTTTGCGCCTCCGGAacccgatcaaggaggtcgacttCTTCTCCCAGAACGGTCGGCAAGATGTCACTGAAGCTGGAGCCGGCGTTGCGTCACCTAAGGGCCatcaggaagaggaggaaaacgCGCTGGCTCGTGGAGGCGCCTCTGTCAAC ACTGGATTGTACCTTCTAACAGTGAATTCTCAGGCCAGCCAAGTCGTCGTCGATGAGGAGAAATCAAAACACAAG TCGCAGTTTTCTGCGCTTCGGATCGAGCTAAACCGAGTCAGGGATGAGAACCGGAGATTAAGAAGCATGCTGGATCAGCTCACAGAAAGTTACACTGCCCTACACAGTCAGCTTCTTCCAGCGGTGCAACAGAAAGAACACGAGATCTACCGATGGCAG GATGGCAAGACCGGTGTGGCAAGACAAGGAGAACCATCAGCACACCAAATCATGGAACATGGACCGGCTCGCATGCGGATGATCCACGGAAACTCCGAGGACGGCGACGGAGAACACTCCTCTtcgctcaacataatctccagtgATCGAGGCATCATTCCATCCGCAGAAACACAGCACTCTCAGGTTGATGGCTCCTCAGAGAACCCCAATCTAACGCAAGAAACAAGCAGTACTGCTACACCATCTGACCTCTCAAACCGGAGAGCAAGAGTCTCGGTGCGTGCTCGATCGGATGCACCAATG ATCAGTGACGGCTGTCAGTGGAGGAAGTATGGTCAGAAGATGGCTAAGGGCAATCCCTGTCCTCGGGCCTACTATCGCTGTACCATGGCTACCGGATGCCCAGTTAGGAAGCAG GTGCAGAGATATGCCGAGGACAAGACGGTACTTATAACCACCTATGAAGGCAAGCACAACCATCCTCTTCCTCCCGCCGCAAAAGCCATGGCGAACACCACGTCGGCGGCCGCGGCCATGCTACTCTCCGGCTCCACCACCAGCAAGGACTCGCTCGTCGCCTCCGCCAACGGCTTTCTGCACCCTCACATACTCTATGATTCCACCATGGCTACTCTCTCCGCCTCCACCTCGTTTCCCACCATCACCCTCGACCTGACGAAGTCCGCGAACCCGATCCAGCAGCTGCTGCAGCGGGCCCACCCTACGGTGTCCCCGCTCCAGATGCCTTTCCCCATATATGGCCTCCCGCAGAAGCTACCGAGCATGGTCGGGCCGCAGACGTTGCAGCACGGACCGCGGCAGCAAGCGGTGGTCGAGAGTGTTACTGCCGCGATCACCACCGATCCAAACTTCACCGCGGCCTTGACCGCCGCCATCACGTCCATTATGGGAGCTCCGACAAGTTCAACCGGAGCCGGCGGTAGCAATGTGCCCTCTGCCGGGGCTCACATGGTGCCTGGATCTCCTCAGCTCCCCAAGCCCTGCACCACCTTCTCTCTTAATTAG
- the LOC103974930 gene encoding transcription factor WRKY5 isoform X1, with translation MDRPQDMALLRLRNPIKEVDFFSQNGRQDVTEAGAGVASPKGHQEEEENALARGGASVNTGLYLLTVNSQASQVVVDEEKSKHKFSALRIELNRVRDENRRLRSMLDQLTESYTALHSQLLPAVQQKEHEIYRWQDGKTGVARQGEPSAHQIMEHGPARMRMIHGNSEDGDGEHSSSLNIISSDRGIIPSAETQHSQVDGSSENPNLTQETSSTATPSDLSNRRARVSVRARSDAPMISDGCQWRKYGQKMAKGNPCPRAYYRCTMATGCPVRKQVQRYAEDKTVLITTYEGKHNHPLPPAAKAMANTTSAAAAMLLSGSTTSKDSLVASANGFLHPHILYDSTMATLSASTSFPTITLDLTKSANPIQQLLQRAHPTVSPLQMPFPIYGLPQKLPSMVGPQTLQHGPRQQAVVESVTAAITTDPNFTAALTAAITSIMGAPTSSTGAGGSNVPSAGAHMVPGSPQLPKPCTTFSLN, from the exons ATGGACAGGCCACAAGACATGGCGCTTTTGCGCCTCCGGAacccgatcaaggaggtcgacttCTTCTCCCAGAACGGTCGGCAAGATGTCACTGAAGCTGGAGCCGGCGTTGCGTCACCTAAGGGCCatcaggaagaggaggaaaacgCGCTGGCTCGTGGAGGCGCCTCTGTCAAC ACTGGATTGTACCTTCTAACAGTGAATTCTCAGGCCAGCCAAGTCGTCGTCGATGAGGAGAAATCAAAACACAAG TTTTCTGCGCTTCGGATCGAGCTAAACCGAGTCAGGGATGAGAACCGGAGATTAAGAAGCATGCTGGATCAGCTCACAGAAAGTTACACTGCCCTACACAGTCAGCTTCTTCCAGCGGTGCAACAGAAAGAACACGAGATCTACCGATGGCAG GATGGCAAGACCGGTGTGGCAAGACAAGGAGAACCATCAGCACACCAAATCATGGAACATGGACCGGCTCGCATGCGGATGATCCACGGAAACTCCGAGGACGGCGACGGAGAACACTCCTCTtcgctcaacataatctccagtgATCGAGGCATCATTCCATCCGCAGAAACACAGCACTCTCAGGTTGATGGCTCCTCAGAGAACCCCAATCTAACGCAAGAAACAAGCAGTACTGCTACACCATCTGACCTCTCAAACCGGAGAGCAAGAGTCTCGGTGCGTGCTCGATCGGATGCACCAATG ATCAGTGACGGCTGTCAGTGGAGGAAGTATGGTCAGAAGATGGCTAAGGGCAATCCCTGTCCTCGGGCCTACTATCGCTGTACCATGGCTACCGGATGCCCAGTTAGGAAGCAG GTGCAGAGATATGCCGAGGACAAGACGGTACTTATAACCACCTATGAAGGCAAGCACAACCATCCTCTTCCTCCCGCCGCAAAAGCCATGGCGAACACCACGTCGGCGGCCGCGGCCATGCTACTCTCCGGCTCCACCACCAGCAAGGACTCGCTCGTCGCCTCCGCCAACGGCTTTCTGCACCCTCACATACTCTATGATTCCACCATGGCTACTCTCTCCGCCTCCACCTCGTTTCCCACCATCACCCTCGACCTGACGAAGTCCGCGAACCCGATCCAGCAGCTGCTGCAGCGGGCCCACCCTACGGTGTCCCCGCTCCAGATGCCTTTCCCCATATATGGCCTCCCGCAGAAGCTACCGAGCATGGTCGGGCCGCAGACGTTGCAGCACGGACCGCGGCAGCAAGCGGTGGTCGAGAGTGTTACTGCCGCGATCACCACCGATCCAAACTTCACCGCGGCCTTGACCGCCGCCATCACGTCCATTATGGGAGCTCCGACAAGTTCAACCGGAGCCGGCGGTAGCAATGTGCCCTCTGCCGGGGCTCACATGGTGCCTGGATCTCCTCAGCTCCCCAAGCCCTGCACCACCTTCTCTCTTAATTAG
- the LOC103974930 gene encoding transcription factor WRKY5 isoform X2, with translation MDRPQDMALLRLRNPIKEVDFFSQNGRQDVTEAGAGVASPKGHQEEEENALARGGASVNTGLYLLTVNSQASQVVVDEEKSKHKSQFSALRIELNRVRDENRRLRSMLDQLTESYTALHSQLLPAVQQKEHEIYRWQDGKTGVARQGEPSAHQIMEHGPARMRMIHGNSEDGDGEHSSSLNIISSDRGIIPSAETQHSQVDGSSENPNLTQETSSTATPSDLSNRRARVSISDGCQWRKYGQKMAKGNPCPRAYYRCTMATGCPVRKQVQRYAEDKTVLITTYEGKHNHPLPPAAKAMANTTSAAAAMLLSGSTTSKDSLVASANGFLHPHILYDSTMATLSASTSFPTITLDLTKSANPIQQLLQRAHPTVSPLQMPFPIYGLPQKLPSMVGPQTLQHGPRQQAVVESVTAAITTDPNFTAALTAAITSIMGAPTSSTGAGGSNVPSAGAHMVPGSPQLPKPCTTFSLN, from the exons ATGGACAGGCCACAAGACATGGCGCTTTTGCGCCTCCGGAacccgatcaaggaggtcgacttCTTCTCCCAGAACGGTCGGCAAGATGTCACTGAAGCTGGAGCCGGCGTTGCGTCACCTAAGGGCCatcaggaagaggaggaaaacgCGCTGGCTCGTGGAGGCGCCTCTGTCAAC ACTGGATTGTACCTTCTAACAGTGAATTCTCAGGCCAGCCAAGTCGTCGTCGATGAGGAGAAATCAAAACACAAG TCGCAGTTTTCTGCGCTTCGGATCGAGCTAAACCGAGTCAGGGATGAGAACCGGAGATTAAGAAGCATGCTGGATCAGCTCACAGAAAGTTACACTGCCCTACACAGTCAGCTTCTTCCAGCGGTGCAACAGAAAGAACACGAGATCTACCGATGGCAG GATGGCAAGACCGGTGTGGCAAGACAAGGAGAACCATCAGCACACCAAATCATGGAACATGGACCGGCTCGCATGCGGATGATCCACGGAAACTCCGAGGACGGCGACGGAGAACACTCCTCTtcgctcaacataatctccagtgATCGAGGCATCATTCCATCCGCAGAAACACAGCACTCTCAGGTTGATGGCTCCTCAGAGAACCCCAATCTAACGCAAGAAACAAGCAGTACTGCTACACCATCTGACCTCTCAAACCGGAGAGCAAGAGTCTCG ATCAGTGACGGCTGTCAGTGGAGGAAGTATGGTCAGAAGATGGCTAAGGGCAATCCCTGTCCTCGGGCCTACTATCGCTGTACCATGGCTACCGGATGCCCAGTTAGGAAGCAG GTGCAGAGATATGCCGAGGACAAGACGGTACTTATAACCACCTATGAAGGCAAGCACAACCATCCTCTTCCTCCCGCCGCAAAAGCCATGGCGAACACCACGTCGGCGGCCGCGGCCATGCTACTCTCCGGCTCCACCACCAGCAAGGACTCGCTCGTCGCCTCCGCCAACGGCTTTCTGCACCCTCACATACTCTATGATTCCACCATGGCTACTCTCTCCGCCTCCACCTCGTTTCCCACCATCACCCTCGACCTGACGAAGTCCGCGAACCCGATCCAGCAGCTGCTGCAGCGGGCCCACCCTACGGTGTCCCCGCTCCAGATGCCTTTCCCCATATATGGCCTCCCGCAGAAGCTACCGAGCATGGTCGGGCCGCAGACGTTGCAGCACGGACCGCGGCAGCAAGCGGTGGTCGAGAGTGTTACTGCCGCGATCACCACCGATCCAAACTTCACCGCGGCCTTGACCGCCGCCATCACGTCCATTATGGGAGCTCCGACAAGTTCAACCGGAGCCGGCGGTAGCAATGTGCCCTCTGCCGGGGCTCACATGGTGCCTGGATCTCCTCAGCTCCCCAAGCCCTGCACCACCTTCTCTCTTAATTAG
- the LOC135631146 gene encoding agamous-like MADS-box protein AGL80, with translation MARKKVNLAWIANDSTRRATFKKRKKGLMKKVSELATLCNVKACMIIYGPQEQQPEAWPSAQEAARLLERFKSMPEMEKCRKMMDQEGFLRQRAAKLQEQLRRQGRDNRELEVSLLMHQAVAGRSLYDVNIEDATSLAWMVDAKLKSVQDRINQQTTQLALRSAAESSATSQVTAKDPIEMAMDSLQRQNWLLDAMHPSENVIFGGGGGEEIMPISCVEHNSSWLDLYFPFN, from the coding sequence ATGGCGAGGAAGAAGGTGAACCTGGCATGGATCGCCAATGACTCCACGCGGCGGGCCACCTTCAAGAAACGGAAGAAGGGGTTGATGAAGAAGGTGAGCGAGCTGGCGACGCTGTGCAACGTGAAGGCGTGCATGATCATCTACGGGCCGCAGGAGCAGCAGCCGGAGGCGTGGCCGTCGGCGCAGGAGGCGGCGCGGTTGCTGGAGCGGTTCAAGAGCATGCCGGAGATGGAGAAGTGCCGGAAGATGATGGACCAGGAAGGGTTCCTCCGGCAACGGGCCGCCAAGCTGCAGGAGCAGCTCCGGCGGCAGGGGCGCGACAACCGCGAGCTCGAGGTGAGCCTCCTGATGCACCAGGCGGTGGCGGGACGGAGCCTATACGACGTCAACATCGAGGACGCGACGAGCCTCGCGTGGATGGTGGACGCCAAGCTGAAGTCGGTGCAGGATCGGATCAACCAGCAGACGACGCAGCTGGCGCTGCGTTCCGCGGCGGAGTCGTCGGCGACCTCCCAGGTCACTGCGAAGGACCCGATCGAGATGGCCATGGATTCGCTTCAGCGGCAGAACTGGCTCCTCGATGCCATGCATCCCAGCGAGAACGTAATCTTTGGCGGCGGTGGCGGGGAAGAAATCATGCCAATTTCTTGCGTCGAACACAACAGCTCATGGCTGGATCTCTACTTCCCCTTCAATTGA
- the LOC135631097 gene encoding transcription factor MYB61-like, which yields MGGHSCCYKQKLRKGLWSPEEDEKLIKHITKFGHGCWSSVPKQAGLQRCGKSCRLRWINYLRPDLKRGTFSQQEEDLIIELHAVLGNRWSKIAAHLPGRTDNEIKNLWNSCIKKKLRQRGIDPGTHKPLAEVDGGDDNTQSNSGKNSGTSDLQILVTPQLAMQEPTPSVSAIEKSLDESATSKCSATPTREPFLDQFLANHESSSSCRSSNSMGYFPFAQASFAPDYGGGRTTSSALPISLNPLLWFSQTSRHLDVTNGDAISTVAPSLSSTILSTSMVPAPSCAADDALTNWYGGDCNSSRRSSVEDSGRIVLQSTCSSDSCIFPWPDLTPDKDVQVQLGGETEDLKWSEYLHGAFVASATPQAPIQPLYGDIKTGNQFPMNCFSTWHQNQQLQQQLQASDIYGKDFQSVPLGFEHI from the exons ATGGGAGGGCACTCCTGCTGCTACAAGCAGAAGCTGAGGAAGGGCCTCTGGTCTCCTGAGGAAGACGAGAAGCTCATAAAGCACATTACCAAGTTCGGCCATGGGTGTTGGAGCTCTGTCCCTAAGCAAGCAG GTCTTCAGAGGTGTGGGAAGAGCTGCAGGTTGAGGTGGATAAACTACCTGAGGCCTGACCTCAAGAGAGGTACATTCTCGCAGCAGGAAGAGGACCTCATCATCGAGCTCCATGCGGTCCTCGGGAACAG GTGGTCAAAGATTGCAGCACATTTGCCGGGCAGgacggacaacgagatcaagaacctgTGGAATTCTTGCATCAAGAAGAAGCTCAGACAGAGAGGGATCGACCCCGGCACCCACAAGCCCCTCGCCGAGGTCGACGGCGGCGATGACAACACCCAGAGCAACAGCGGGAAGAACTCCGGCACCAGCGACCTCCAAATCCTGGTCACCCCTCAGCTGGCGATGCAGGAGCCGACTCCATCGGTGTCGGCTATAGAGAAGTCGTTGGATGAGAGCGCGACCTCCAAGTGTTCGGCCACGCCCACCAGAGAACCCTTCTTGGACCAGTTTCTTGCGAACCATGAGAGCTCATCGAGCTGCCGCTCTTCCAATTCGATGGGATACTTCCCTTTTGCGCAGGCGAGCTTTGCTCCTGACTACGGCGGCGGCCGGACAACCTCGAGCGCTCTACCGATCAGCTTGAATCCCCTCCTCTGGTTCAGCCAGACGTCACGGCATTTGGACGTGACGAACGGCGACGCAATATCCACCGTCGCGCCGTCCCTTTCCAGCACAATTCTCTCGACTTCCATGGTTCCCGCACCGAGCTGTGCAGCAGACGATGCTCTCACGAACTGGTACGGCGGCGACTGCAATAGCAGTCGTCGGAGCAGCGTAGAAGACAGCGGCCGCATCGTGCTGCAGAGCACTTGCTCCTCCGACAGCTGCATCTTCCCATGGCCGGATCTGACGCCTGACAAAGATGTTCAGGTCCAGCTCGGAGGGGAGACCGAGGACCTCAAATGGTCAGAGTACCTTCATGGCGCATTCGTGGCGTCAGCAACGCCGCAAGCCCCAATCCAACCTCTGTATGGTGACATCAAGACGGGAAACCAATTCCCCATGAACTGTTTCAGCACTTGGCACCAGAAccagcagctgcagcagcagctgcaagcttcAGACATCTACGGCAAGGATTTCCAATCCGTGCCTCTGGGCTTCGAGCATATATAG